In a single window of the bacterium genome:
- a CDS encoding FAD-binding protein, whose product MTLRHIEELKSIFNERVSLLPETLSRYSHDETSNINAPPEAVFFAESTSDVSALLKYCSENQIPVTPRGAGTGVSGGALAVKGGVVLTLERMNRILEIDKDNLIVVVQPGVITGELHKAVEAEGLFYPPDPASLESCSIGGNVIEGAGGPRAIKYGTTKDYVTGLEFVTAEGEVIRVGGKLRKNVTGYNIIGIMIASEGTLGVVTEITLRLLPLPAYRTDLLIPFDSYGQAATVIGLIHKTGVIPAVMEFMERRALEVVEAYLESRLPVQGAGAYLMVGLDGSDKEAVERDYERIGTLCVENGALDVFVAESKDMKQRLWKTRRSLHDALHHLSPEMEREDVVVPVACIKNLLDGVDDIRRNSNVEIVAFGHAGDGNVHVNILKGKLEDNVWDKERERILSDLFRLVISLGGTLSGEHGIGIVKKKYLPLVASEAELALYGRLKKTFDPNGILNPGKII is encoded by the coding sequence ATGACTTTGAGGCATATCGAAGAATTAAAGTCCATATTCAATGAGAGGGTTTCCCTATTACCGGAAACCCTCTCCAGATATTCCCACGATGAAACGAGCAATATCAACGCTCCGCCCGAGGCGGTCTTTTTTGCAGAATCCACGTCAGATGTCTCAGCATTGCTTAAATATTGCAGCGAAAACCAAATACCCGTGACGCCGAGGGGAGCGGGTACTGGTGTTTCAGGAGGCGCGCTTGCAGTCAAGGGCGGGGTAGTTCTTACATTGGAACGGATGAATCGAATACTTGAGATAGATAAGGACAACCTGATTGTTGTTGTTCAACCGGGCGTAATTACGGGCGAGCTGCACAAAGCGGTGGAAGCGGAAGGTCTTTTTTATCCTCCGGACCCTGCCTCACTTGAAAGCTGCTCTATAGGCGGCAACGTCATCGAAGGTGCGGGAGGTCCGAGAGCTATAAAGTACGGAACCACTAAAGACTATGTTACCGGGCTCGAGTTTGTCACCGCTGAAGGCGAAGTAATAAGGGTCGGAGGAAAGCTTCGCAAGAACGTTACAGGCTACAACATTATCGGAATCATGATTGCATCCGAGGGCACGCTGGGCGTTGTTACCGAGATTACGTTAAGGTTGCTGCCTCTCCCTGCTTACAGAACCGATCTTCTCATACCTTTCGATAGCTACGGACAAGCGGCAACCGTTATCGGGTTAATCCATAAAACCGGCGTAATTCCTGCCGTGATGGAATTCATGGAGCGGCGCGCACTCGAGGTTGTTGAAGCATACCTCGAATCAAGACTGCCCGTTCAGGGAGCCGGAGCATATCTTATGGTGGGTCTTGACGGTTCTGACAAGGAAGCGGTCGAGCGCGACTATGAAAGAATCGGTACGCTCTGTGTTGAAAACGGAGCGCTTGACGTTTTTGTCGCCGAAAGCAAGGATATGAAGCAGCGTCTGTGGAAGACGCGACGCTCGCTCCACGACGCGCTGCATCATCTTTCGCCTGAGATGGAACGCGAAGACGTTGTTGTACCCGTTGCTTGCATAAAGAATCTTCTGGATGGCGTCGATGATATTCGGCGCAATTCTAACGTTGAGATTGTCGCTTTCGGGCACGCAGGCGATGGAAACGTTCACGTAAATATCCTTAAAGGGAAACTGGAGGATAATGTCTGGGATAAGGAAAGGGAGCGGATTCTTTCAGATCTCTTCAGGCTCGTAATATCTCTCGGCGGGACCCTTTCCGGCGAGCACGGCATCGGGATAGTAAAAAAGAAATATCTGCCGCTAGTTGCATCAGAAGCCGAACTCGCTCTGTACGGACGTCTCAAGAAGACTTTTGACCCCAACGGTATTCTCAATCCTGGAAAAATCATATAA
- a CDS encoding diaminopimelate epimerase: MKLDFAKVHGAGNDFVVFKHPEQPDEFFARIAPSICNRRKGVGADGILLVRKEPGYDFRMVYFNADGSRAEFCGNGARSLVLYAWKEGIAPSEMKFISDAGVHQGLISDGNPSVSLPNPAELKLNISLPDFFFPMHFVNTGVPHVVVFVDNVKTFDVIDIGSQIRYHKYFAPKGTNVNFVQVFEDGKVSVRTYERGVESETLACGTGAVAVAAVLAITRGFKPPVKLDFPGGALNVDFNVRDNDISDVMLGGETAIVFKGEIEIV; the protein is encoded by the coding sequence ATGAAGCTTGATTTTGCTAAAGTTCACGGAGCCGGAAACGACTTTGTGGTCTTCAAACATCCCGAACAGCCGGACGAATTTTTTGCGCGCATTGCACCTTCGATATGCAACAGACGCAAAGGTGTAGGAGCGGATGGAATTCTGCTCGTTCGAAAGGAGCCGGGGTACGATTTCCGCATGGTATATTTCAATGCCGACGGTTCACGCGCCGAGTTCTGCGGAAACGGCGCTCGCTCCCTGGTTCTTTACGCATGGAAAGAAGGAATAGCGCCATCGGAGATGAAGTTCATATCGGATGCAGGCGTGCATCAAGGTCTTATTTCAGATGGAAACCCTTCTGTATCTCTTCCTAACCCTGCAGAGCTTAAACTGAATATATCCCTGCCGGATTTCTTCTTCCCTATGCATTTTGTGAACACCGGTGTCCCTCATGTAGTCGTTTTCGTTGACAACGTTAAAACATTTGACGTAATTGATATTGGAAGTCAAATTCGATATCATAAGTATTTCGCTCCCAAAGGAACCAACGTTAACTTCGTCCAGGTCTTCGAAGACGGTAAGGTTTCTGTCAGGACTTATGAGCGCGGGGTCGAGTCTGAAACGCTTGCATGCGGAACAGGAGCGGTCGCAGTGGCGGCAGTACTCGCCATAACTCGCGGATTCAAGCCTCCTGTGAAACTTGACTTCCCGGGCGGAGCGTTAAATGTTGATTTCAATGTGAGGGATAATGATATTTCAGACGTGATGCTTGGAGGCGAAACCGCTATCGTGTTCAAGGGTGAGATTGAAATAGTCTAG
- a CDS encoding nucleotide sugar dehydrogenase — MLTIQRIKEKKAVIGVVGMGYVGLPLALTFAEEGFKVIGYDIDEAKPRMLNSGKTYIKHIPASRIKKAVSAGLLEATADFTKIPESDALLVAVPTPLDEHFQPDLSFVTGTAEQIGPHLVKGQLVVLESSSFPGTTEDIMRPILEERSGLKAHKDFWLSYSPEREDPNNPLYNTKNIPKVVGANSKKSLELSVALYEAALEKAVPVTSAEAAEATKIFENAFRGVNIGLVNEIKIILDAMGIDVWEVIKAASTKPFGFMPFYPGPGLGGHCIPIDPFYLTYKAHEFEVPTRFIELAGEINTAMPRWVVGKIMEALNERRKALKGSKVLIIGLAYKKNVDDMRESPSLRLIEILTDKGAKVDYHDPYIPKMPPTRKYKFDMTSVALTPKNIARYDVVLIATDHDNVNYAKVVKYAKLIVDTRNATSAIKQGKEKIVKA, encoded by the coding sequence ATGCTCACAATTCAAAGGATTAAGGAAAAGAAGGCTGTTATAGGAGTGGTCGGAATGGGATACGTAGGTCTTCCGCTTGCCCTCACATTTGCGGAAGAGGGCTTTAAGGTCATAGGATACGATATTGATGAAGCGAAACCCCGGATGCTTAATTCAGGCAAAACCTATATTAAGCATATTCCTGCATCAAGGATAAAGAAGGCGGTTTCCGCCGGATTACTCGAGGCAACCGCTGATTTTACAAAAATACCGGAATCGGATGCCCTTTTAGTGGCTGTACCCACCCCCCTTGACGAGCATTTCCAGCCTGATCTCTCGTTTGTTACTGGCACCGCAGAACAAATCGGACCGCATCTTGTAAAGGGTCAGCTTGTAGTGCTTGAATCCTCATCATTTCCAGGAACAACGGAGGATATAATGCGGCCTATACTTGAGGAGCGTTCGGGTCTAAAGGCTCACAAGGATTTCTGGCTTTCTTACTCGCCTGAACGTGAGGACCCAAACAACCCATTGTACAACACAAAGAACATCCCGAAGGTTGTAGGCGCGAACTCGAAGAAAAGCTTAGAGCTTTCGGTCGCTTTATACGAGGCTGCGCTCGAAAAGGCAGTGCCAGTAACTAGCGCGGAAGCTGCCGAAGCCACGAAAATCTTCGAAAATGCCTTCAGAGGCGTTAATATAGGACTCGTTAACGAGATTAAGATCATTCTCGACGCAATGGGAATTGACGTGTGGGAGGTAATCAAGGCAGCGTCAACCAAACCCTTCGGATTCATGCCCTTCTACCCAGGTCCTGGTCTTGGTGGACACTGCATTCCTATAGACCCGTTTTATCTCACTTACAAGGCTCACGAGTTCGAGGTTCCCACGAGATTCATCGAGCTAGCAGGCGAAATAAACACGGCGATGCCGCGCTGGGTTGTCGGAAAGATTATGGAGGCGCTCAATGAACGCCGCAAGGCTTTAAAAGGCTCGAAGGTTTTAATTATAGGACTCGCATACAAGAAGAACGTCGATGATATGCGCGAGTCGCCGTCGCTCAGGCTCATCGAGATACTCACAGACAAAGGCGCAAAGGTCGATTATCACGATCCTTATATCCCTAAGATGCCGCCAACCCGCAAGTATAAATTCGATATGACAAGCGTTGCGCTTACGCCTAAGAACATTGCCCGCTACGACGTAGTGCTGATAGCGACCGATCACGACAACGTCAATTACGCCAAGGTTGTCAAATATGCCAAACTGATTGTTGACACGCGCAACGCAACATCAGCAATCAAGCAAGGCAAAGAAAAGATAGTAAAAGCTTAA
- a CDS encoding DUF1122 family protein — translation MSAMGIIEKRVTAGSYRLMDVAVASGRKGLYNYIELYNIEPEIKLGNSLSDYFDSDVEDGVLTFFSRFLGCGDILHVEYWQDWKTRKELISGTPAIASRLGFKLFGLGFTWFKDWYIAEGGREGSLKLTAEKPLDEEMVRRNLDTAKKELEDYLKEERREETKDRAGKVLVRMAELMREPSVLLTPCQS, via the coding sequence ATGAGTGCTATGGGTATTATAGAGAAAAGAGTGACGGCAGGCAGCTATCGCTTGATGGATGTTGCGGTAGCGTCTGGGAGAAAGGGATTATACAACTACATAGAGCTTTACAATATTGAACCTGAAATCAAGCTCGGAAATTCTCTAAGCGATTATTTTGACTCCGACGTAGAGGACGGCGTTCTTACTTTCTTTTCAAGGTTCCTCGGATGCGGCGACATTCTCCATGTTGAATACTGGCAGGATTGGAAAACGAGAAAAGAACTGATTTCGGGAACTCCAGCGATTGCTTCAAGACTTGGATTCAAGCTCTTTGGCCTGGGATTCACATGGTTCAAGGACTGGTACATAGCCGAAGGAGGAAGGGAGGGTTCATTGAAGCTGACTGCCGAAAAACCGCTCGACGAAGAGATGGTCAGAAGGAATTTGGACACTGCAAAAAAGGAATTAGAGGATTATCTAAAAGAAGAAAGGCGAGAGGAAACCAAGGATAGAGCGGGAAAAGTTCTAGTCCGAATGGCAGAGCTTATGAGGGAACCATCTGTTTTATTGACACCTTGTCAATCTTGA